A stretch of Gasterosteus aculeatus chromosome 4, fGasAcu3.hap1.1, whole genome shotgun sequence DNA encodes these proteins:
- the ncbp1 gene encoding nuclear cap-binding protein subunit 1 gives MSRRRHSDSENEGSQPHKRRRTSEPIEIEDRLESLICRVGEKSTSSLESNLEGLAGVLEADLPNYKNKILRILCSVARLLPEKLTVYTTLVGLLNARNYNFGGEFVEAMIRQLKETLKNNLYNEAVYLVRFLSDLVNCHVIAAPSMVAMFENFISVTQEEDVPQVRSDWFVYMVLSCLPWVGKELYEKKDAEMDRLFSQIEGYLKGRVKAHAPMLQVWTAEKPHPQEEYLDCLWAQIQKLKKDRWQERHILRPYIAFDSVLCEALQHNLPPFTPPGHMPDAQYPMPRVVFRMFDYTDAPEGPVMPGSHSVERFVIEENLHCIIQTHWKERKTCAAQLLSYPGKNKIPLNYHIVEVIFGELFQLPTPPHIDVMYTTLLIELCKLQPGSLPQVLAQATEMLYMRLDTMNTSCIDRLINWFSHHLSNFQFRWSWDDWSDCLTVDPEKPKPKFVKEVLEKSMRLSYHQRMVDIVPATFAALIPAEPNFIYKYEDESASSLPGYPASITVGNAIKNRATNEEILAILKEVPNPNQEDDDDEGESFNPLKIDVFLQTLLHLAAKSFSHSFSALGKFHEILKALTERDEGKLHILKVVYEVWRNHPQMIAVLVDKMIRTQIVDCAAVANWLFSQDMAHEFTRLFVWEILHSTIRKMNKHVQKIQQELEEAKDKLEKQQHKRQKDSGDEEDMDKNSEDEEGQLEEQIERLQEKVESAQSEQKNLFLVIFQRFIMLLTEHLVRCETGSVEISTPWYKNCIERLQQVFLMHHVTIQQYMGTLENLLFTAELDPHILAVYQQFCALQL, from the exons atgtcCCGAAGACGTCACAGCGACAGCGAGAATGAGG GAAGTCAGCCGCATAAAAGGAGGAGAACATCCGAGCCTATTGAAATTGAGGACCGCCTGGAGTCACTAATATGTCGAGTGGGGGAGAAG AGTACGTCGTCCCTGGAGAGCAACTTGGAAGGTCTGGCGGGCGTGTTGGAGGCCGATCTTCcaaactacaaaaacaaaatcctgcGGATTTTATGCAGTGT TGCCCGCCTCCTGCCCGAGAAGCTGACCGTGTATACAACTCTAGTTGGCCTCTTGAACGCCCGCAACTACAACTTCGGAGGCGAGTTTGTGGAGGCGATGATCAGGCAGCTCAAGGAGACGCTGAAAAACAACTTGTACAATGAAGCTGTTTACTTG GTACGTTTCCTGTCAGACTTGGTCAACTGCCATGTGATCGCTGCACCGTCAATGGTGGCCATGTTCGAAAACTTTATCAGTGTTACTCAAGAGGAAGATGTACCTCAg GTCCGGTCCGACTGGTTCGTGTACATGGTGCTGTCCTGTCTGCCTTGGGTCGGCAAGGAGCTCTACGAAAAGAAGGACGCTGAGATGGACCGACTCTTCAGCCAGATCGAAGGCTACCTCAA AGGACGAGTGAAGGCGCACGCCCCCATGCTGCAGGTGTGGACCGCAGAAAAGCCCCACCCACAAGAGGAG TACCTGGACTGCCTATGGGCCCAGATCCAGAAGCTGAAGAAAGACCGCTGGCAGGAGCGCCACATCCTTCGTCCGTACATCGCCTTCGACAGCGTGCTGTGCGAGGCCCTGCAGCACAACCTGCCGCCCTTCACCCCACCGGGCCACATGCCCGACGCCCAgtacccgatgccccgggtcgtCTTCCGCATGTTCGACTACACCGACGCCCCCGAG GGTCCCGTTATGCCCGGCAGCCATTCTGTGGAGAGATTTGTCATCGAGGAGAAcctgcactgtatcatccagacccactggaaggagaggaaaacatG TGCTGCCCAGTTACTCAGCTATCCGGGGAAAAATAAGATCCCACTTAACTATCACATCGTGGAG GTGATCTTTGGAGAACTTTTCCAGCTGCCAACTCCGCCCCACATCGACGTCATGTACACCACGCTGCTCATTGAGCTTTGCAAACTGCAGCCGGGCTCGTTGCCTCAAGTG CTGGCCCAAGCTACAGAGATGCTCTACATGAGACTGGACACCATGAACACCAGCTGCATAGACCG ACTAATCAACTGGTTTTCTCATCATTTGAGCAACTTCCAGTTCCGATGGAGCTGGGATGACTG GTCCGACTGCCTGACTGTGGATCCAGAGAAGCCCAAACCCAAGTTTGTCAAAGAGGTCCTGGAGAAGAGTATGAG GCTTTCATACCATCAGCGGATGGTGGACATCGTCCCTGCAACCTTCGCAGCACTCATCCCAGCTGAACCCAACTTTATTTACAAATACGAAGATGAGAGCGCTT CTTCGTTACCAGGTTACCCAGCATCCATCACTGTAGGAAACGCCATAAAGAACCGAGCGACCAACGAGGAGATCCTGGCCATCCTCAAAGAAGTGCCCAACCCCAACCAGGAGGATGACGACG ATGAGGGCGAGAGCTTCAACCCCCTGAAGATCGACGTGTTCCTGCAGACTCTCCTTCACCTGGCCGCCAAATCCTTCAGCCACTCCTTCAGCGCTCTCGGAAA GTTCCACGAGATCCTGAAGGCCCTGACGGAGCGGGACGAGGGGAAGCTGCACATCCTCAAGGTGGTGTACGAAGTGTGGAGGAATCACCCGCAG ATGATCGCGGTGCTCGTGGACAAAATGATCCGGACCCAGATCGTGGACTGTGCTGCGGTGGCCAACTGGCTCTTCTCTCAGGATATGGCTCACGAGTTCACCAG aCTCTTTGTGTGGGAGATTCTGCACTCAACCATCCGAAAGATGAACAAGCACGTCCAGAAGATCCAGCAGGAGTTGGAGGAGGCCAAGGACAAACTGGAGAAACAGCAGCACAAGAGG CAGAAGGACAGCGGAGACGAGGAGGACATGGACAAGAacagcgaggacgaggagggtcagctggaggagcagatcGAGAGGCTGCAGGAAAAGGTGGAGTCGGCTCAGAGCGAACAGAAGAACCTCTTCCTCGTCATCTTCCAG CGGTTCATCATGCTGCTAACAGAGCATCTGGTTCGCTGTGAGACGGGCAGCGTGGAGATCAGCACGCCGTGGTACAAGAACTGCATCGagcggctgcagcaggtcttCCTCATG CACCATGTGACCATCCAGCAGTACATGGGAACCCTGGAGAACCTGCTGTTCACCGCAGAGCTCGACCCACACATCCTGGCCGTGTACCAGCAGTTCTGTGCCCTGCAgctctga